One Candidatus Micrarchaeota archaeon genomic window, GTATATCTTCGATGGAGAATTTGTTCTCCTTGCAGAAGATGGTGGTTACTGGGGTAAATACCAAAATTCTGCATATATTATGAATGGTAAATTCTGGGTAAATAATCATGCACATATCTTAGATGCAATAAAAGAAAAAACATCAAATCATTTCTTGGTAAACTATCTAATATACACTGATATGTCTAATTTGATAGGTGGAGATGCACGAGGAAAACTTACACAGCAAATAATGAAATCGATTCCCATAGCATTACCGCCTCTTGATGAACAGAAAAATATAATAAATATTATTTCAGCAGTTCAGCAGACAAGAGAAAAAACAGAGCGTGTTATTAATTCCCTTAATGAGCTTAAGAAATCTGCAATTAAGCACTTCTTTACTTATGGTGTAGTCAAGTTTGAAAGTATTGATAAAGTAAAACTAAGGAATACCGAATTCGGAAAGATTCCAGAAAATTGGCTGATTATAAAACTAAATGATATATTTACCATAACAAGTGGTAAAGCACGCCCAAACGATTTAAAAACTGCGCAAGTGGCACAGCACATTTATCCAGTTTATGGTGGAAATGGTATTATGGGTTATTCAGACAAATATTTATTAGAATCAGATAGTATTGTGATCGGAAGAGTTGGCGAAT contains:
- a CDS encoding restriction endonuclease subunit S, which codes for MDTKYKETEIGLVPKEWNIVRLGDIVHILDKKRVPLSEDIREKRRGIYPYCGANGIIDNINEYIFDGEFVLLAEDGGYWGKYQNSAYIMNGKFWVNNHAHILDAIKEKTSNHFLVNYLIYTDMSNLIGGDARGKLTQQIMKSIPIALPPLDEQKNIINIISAVQQTREKTERVINSLNELKKSAIKHFFTYGVVKFESIDKVKLRNTEFGKIPENWLIIKLNDIFTITSGKARPNDLKTAQVAQHIYPVYGGNGIMGYSDKYLLESDSIVIGRVGEYCGATYLTKGKCWISDNALYIKELKKETDLHYLKLALEYLDLNRFKNTGGQPLISQSIIYSKYIPFPTLIEQEKISSIILKINEKIESEEKKRVALEETFKSLLSNLMTGKIRVNDIKFGS